A genomic segment from Methanoplanus limicola DSM 2279 encodes:
- a CDS encoding sodium:solute symporter family protein, with protein MAVDTLTFAVITLIYLAAVVFLGYLGYRQTKGSDDFLIAGRKINPVVLALSYGATFISTSAIVGFGGISAQLGMGLVWLTVLCIGVGVLIAFIIFGKRTRSLGQKTGALTYPDLLGKCYNSVFIRKVSALIIIVSMPIYTAAILIGGARFIETTLSVPYDTALLAFAAIVALYVILGGLIAVMYTDALQGAIMFVGMTILLILTYIYLGGVTAANSALDSFSPLVPEGLAAAGMTGWASMPEFLSPIWLTMITTMVLGVGIGVLAQPQLAVRFMTVKDNRSIHRAVMIGGPFVLMMTGVAFTVGPLTNVWFMKNSGMLAVDAAGGNVDSIIPLYINSAMPDLFIVIFMLALLAAAMSTLSSLFHTMGTTIGYDLNPLVKENKPSMKAIQIGTLAMIIVSTIVAYALPENIIARATVIFMGLCAAAFIPAFAHALYSEKPSVYAAKISITAGAVSWFLWTAFVHVKESSVLGISDALFGVQSVLPMPWGVVNPIVIALPVSAIALFAALVIEKNRTDRLCGTA; from the coding sequence ATGGCAGTTGACACCCTGACCTTTGCCGTAATCACACTCATCTATCTGGCAGCAGTGGTGTTTCTCGGCTACCTGGGATACCGGCAGACGAAGGGAAGCGATGATTTCCTCATTGCCGGAAGAAAGATAAATCCGGTCGTTCTGGCACTCTCCTATGGTGCAACATTCATAAGCACCTCTGCAATAGTAGGATTCGGAGGCATATCCGCCCAGCTTGGAATGGGCCTTGTCTGGCTGACCGTGCTCTGCATCGGTGTCGGAGTTCTTATCGCATTCATAATATTCGGGAAGAGAACAAGAAGCCTCGGACAGAAGACAGGTGCCCTTACGTACCCTGATCTGCTCGGTAAATGCTATAACTCAGTATTTATAAGGAAAGTTTCGGCACTCATAATTATTGTCAGTATGCCGATATACACAGCAGCCATTCTTATCGGGGGTGCAAGATTCATTGAGACGACACTGTCAGTACCCTATGACACCGCACTGCTCGCATTTGCAGCAATTGTTGCACTCTATGTAATACTTGGCGGACTTATTGCAGTCATGTACACAGACGCACTTCAGGGTGCCATCATGTTTGTCGGAATGACGATTCTTCTTATTCTGACATACATATACCTCGGCGGAGTGACTGCGGCAAACTCCGCACTTGATTCCTTCTCACCGCTTGTTCCGGAAGGGCTTGCAGCAGCAGGTATGACAGGATGGGCTTCCATGCCGGAATTTCTCTCACCCATATGGCTCACAATGATAACAACAATGGTCCTTGGTGTAGGAATCGGTGTCCTTGCCCAGCCCCAGCTTGCAGTCCGCTTTATGACAGTGAAGGACAACCGTTCAATTCACAGGGCTGTGATGATAGGAGGGCCGTTTGTGCTTATGATGACAGGTGTTGCATTCACCGTAGGACCTCTGACAAACGTCTGGTTTATGAAAAATTCCGGTATGCTTGCGGTTGACGCTGCCGGAGGAAATGTTGACAGCATAATTCCGCTGTACATCAACTCTGCAATGCCTGATCTCTTCATTGTAATCTTTATGCTCGCACTGCTGGCAGCGGCAATGTCAACATTAAGCTCACTCTTCCATACAATGGGAACAACAATAGGATATGACCTAAACCCCCTTGTAAAAGAGAACAAACCTTCAATGAAGGCAATCCAGATCGGAACTCTGGCAATGATCATCGTGAGCACAATTGTTGCATACGCACTTCCGGAGAACATCATAGCAAGGGCAACGGTCATATTCATGGGTCTCTGTGCAGCAGCATTCATTCCGGCATTTGCCCACGCACTGTACTCGGAAAAACCCTCAGTCTATGCAGCAAAGATAAGCATTACAGCAGGTGCTGTATCATGGTTTCTGTGGACCGCATTTGTCCATGTTAAGGAGTCATCTGTTCTTGGGATATCTGACGCACTCTTTGGGGTACAGTCAGTTCTTCCAATGCCGTGGGGAGTTGTAAACCCGATTGTAATCGCCCTTCCGGTATCAGCAATTGCACTCTTTGCAGCTTTAGTCATCGAGAAAAACAGAACTGACAGATTATGCGGGACAGCATAG
- a CDS encoding vWA domain-containing protein produces the protein MTLEEMVEIAYPQQPHCPTILLLDTSGSMNISGKIDDLNSGIKTFKEEIEKDDLARKRIDLAVVAFGQSVQVVSGFKSIEEFEPEVLVADGLTPMGSAIKKAVEMLEARKDEYKKEGIDYYRPWIFMITDGEPTDMKEGDELWSETLNAVHNGEKEGKFLFFTVGVDEADMETLKMIAPPNRPPIKLKENHFNEMFIWLSRSQAKVSASKVGEQVVLEDPFDMLSGWGEIPTI, from the coding sequence ATGACACTTGAGGAAATGGTCGAGATCGCATACCCGCAGCAGCCCCACTGTCCGACAATACTTCTTCTGGACACATCAGGCTCAATGAACATCAGTGGCAAAATTGATGACTTAAATTCCGGAATTAAGACCTTCAAAGAAGAGATCGAAAAAGACGACCTCGCAAGAAAGAGAATTGATCTTGCAGTGGTGGCATTCGGACAGTCTGTGCAGGTGGTTTCAGGCTTTAAGTCAATTGAGGAGTTCGAACCGGAAGTTCTCGTAGCAGACGGCTTAACCCCTATGGGAAGTGCGATTAAAAAAGCCGTTGAGATGCTTGAGGCAAGAAAGGACGAATACAAAAAGGAGGGTATTGATTATTACCGGCCATGGATATTCATGATAACAGACGGTGAACCGACTGACATGAAAGAGGGCGATGAACTCTGGAGCGAAACTCTGAATGCTGTCCACAACGGAGAGAAAGAAGGAAAATTCCTCTTCTTCACAGTAGGTGTAGATGAAGCTGATATGGAGACTTTAAAGATGATTGCCCCGCCTAACAGGCCACCGATCAAACTTAAGGAGAACCACTTCAATGAGATGTTCATCTGGCTGTCAAGAAGCCAGGCCAAAGTTTCGGCCTCGAAAGTCGGAGAACAGGTAGTCCTTGAAGACCCCTTTGACATGCTCAGCGGATGGGGAGAAATTCCCACAATATAA